A genomic stretch from Tenrec ecaudatus isolate mTenEca1 chromosome X, mTenEca1.hap1, whole genome shotgun sequence includes:
- the LOC142434623 gene encoding E3 SUMO-protein ligase ZBED1-like, translated as MEAKGADAGSPADLKLVAHPRAKSKVWKYFGFDTDAEGCIQQWKKIYCRICMAQIAYSGNTSNLSYHLEKNHAEEFCEFVKSNTDQMREAFASAFSKLKPDASPQAAAAAAAGAPDALATKASHAQESRRQQELTAAVLAFLCEGLFPASVVHEATFRRLLRAADPRYELPGADFFYARALPEKYAAVRAAVQRELSRAPWCGVSMDAWRSDTQHRAYVTLGAHFLTPGGGGGAHGGGLALAWRCLRTFEVPEENAAETVARVLYETFTEWGVGAKVFGATSDHGRDLAQACALLDTPVHMPCLARSFDAGIQRALRLPRLGALLARCRRLVDYFQHSPAAMHLLAEKQGQRRARRCMLRSDRAGWWGSTLAMLQRLQEQQFVVTAVLVEDTNSHHLMLEAAEWGAMEALAELLQPFKQVADMLSASRYPAISMVRPLLHMLFSTTLSVKDTDCKEVTMAKEVIAQELSRTYQEAPEVAMFLNVATFLDPRYKKLPFLSALERQQVENRVVEEAKGLLDRGRGAGGAFRGAHEDALCAASAAPPAEDPPAKRLQLGGAPPPAPSAVINSMLAEIFCQAGGPEDQEERHAQVVEEVSNFKSQKVLGLGEDPLKWWSDRLALFPVLPGVLQKYWCVPATRVCPQRLFGSAANVVRAKRNRLAPAHVDLQVFLYENARAAAAAAEPEPEDEDEGQWGLHHDQAFAALGDPGGGAAAGFFGAREAGAFP; from the coding sequence ATGGAGGCCAAGGGCGCGGACGCGGGCTCGCCGGCGGACCTGAAGCTGGTGGCGCACCCGCGCGCCAAGAGCAAGGTGTGGAAGTACTTCGGCTTCGACACGGACGCCGAGGGCTGCATCCAGCAGTGGAAAAAGATCTACTGCCGCATCTGCATGGCGCAGATCGCCTACTCGGGCAACACCTCCAACCTGTCCTACCACCTGGAGAAGAACCACGCGGAGGAATTCTGCGAGTTCGTCAAGAGCAACACGGACCAGATGCGCGAGGCCTTCGCCAGCGCCTTCTCCAAGCTCAAGCCCGACGCGTCCCcgcaggcggcggcggcggcggcggcgggcgcccCGGACGCCTTGGCCACCAAGGCGAGCCACGCGCAGGAGAGCCGGCGCCAGCAGGAGCTCACGGCGGCCGTGCTGGCCTTCCTCTGCGAGGGCCTCTTCCCGGCGTCCGTGGTGCACGAGGCCACCTTCCGCAGGCTGCTCCGCGCGGCCGACCCGCGCTACGAGCTCCCGGGCGCCGACTTCTTTTACGCGCGCGCCCTGCCCGAGAAGTACGCGGCGGTGCGCGCGGCGGTGCAGCGCGAGCTGAGCCGTGCGCCCTGGTGCGGCGTCTCCATGGACGCCTGGCGCAGCGACACCCAGCACCGCGCCTACGTGACGCTGGGCGCCCACTTCCTCAccccgggcggcggcggcggcgcccaCGGGGGCGGCCTCGCGCTGGCCTGGCGCTGCCTCAGGACCTTCGAGGTGCCCGAGGAGAACGCGGCGGAGACGGTGGCGCGCGTGCTGTACGAGACCTTCACGGAGTGGGGCGTGGGCGCCAAGGTCTTCGGCGCCACCAGCGACCACGGCCGCGACCTGGCGCAGGCGTGCGCGCTGCTGGACACGCCGGTGCACATGCCGTGCCTGGCGCGCAGCTTCGACGCGGGCATCCAGCGCGCGCTGCGGCTGCCCCGGCTGGGCGCGCTGCTGGCGCGGTGCCGCCGGCTGGTGGACTACTTCCAGCACTCGCCCGCCGCCATGCACCTGCTCGCGGAGAAGCAGGGGCAGCGGCGCGCGCGCAGGTGCATGCTGCGCAGCGACCGCGCGGGCTGGTGGGGCAGCACCCTGGCCATGCTGCAGCGCCTGCAGGAGCAGCAGTTCGTGGTCACCGCCGTGCTGGTCGAGGACACCAATAGCCACCACCTGATGCTGGAGGCGGCCGAGTGGGGCGCCATGGAGGCGCTGGCGGAGCTGCTGCAGCCCTTCAAGCAGGTGGCCGACATGCTGTCCGCCTCCAGGTACCCCGCCATCAGCATGGTGAGGCCGCTGCTGCACATGCTCTTCAGCACCACGCTCAGCGTCAAGGACACGGACTGCAAGGAGGTCACCATGGCCAAGGAGGTCATCGCGCAGGAGCTCAGCAGGACCTACCAGGAGGCGCCCGAGGTGGCCATGTTCCTCAACGTGGCCACCTTCCTGGACCCGCGCTACAAGAAGCTGCCCTTCCTGTCCGCCCTGGAGCGCCAGCAGGTGGAGAACAGGGTGGTGGAGGAGGCCAAGGGCCTGCTGGACCGCGGCAGGGGCGCGGGCGGCGCGTTCCGGGGAGCGCACGAGGATGCGCTCTGCGCCGCCTCCGCCGCGCCCCCCGCCGAGGACCCGCCGGCGAAGAGGCTGCAGTTGGGGGGCGCGCCGCCCCCCGCGCCGTCCGCGGTCATCAACAGCATGCTGGCGGAGATCTTCTGCCAGGCGGGCGGCCCCGAGGACCAGGAGGAACGGCACgcgcaggtggtggaggaggtcagCAACTTCAAGTCGCAGAAGGTGCTGGGCCTCGGGGAGGACCCGCTCAAGTGGTGGTCGGACCGCCTCGCCCTCTTCCCGGTGCTGCCCGGCGTCTTGCAGAAGTACTGGTGCGTGCCGGCCACGCGCGTCTGCCCGCAGCGCCTCTTCGGCTCGGCCGCCAACGTGGTGCGCGCCAAGCGCAACCGCCTGGCCCCCGCGCACGTGGACCTGCAGGTCTTCCTCTACGAGAACGCGCGCGCCGCAGCCGCAGCGGCCGAGCCGGAGCCCGAGGACGAGGACGAGGGGCAGTGGGGTCTGCACCACGACCAGGCCTTCGCCGCCCTCGGGGACCCCGGCGGGGGCGCGGCCGCCGGCTTCTTCGGGGCGCGCGAAGCGGGTGCCTTCCCCTAG